GACTGGTCGGCATCCCGCTCTACGTGTTGGCTGCAGACTTCGTGAGCGAACTGAGCGGCGGGCTGTTTATCGCAGCGATCGGCGCGTTGCTCGTCGCGACCGGGGTGTTACAGTTGGTCACCGAGTCTGTTGCGCTCGAGGATCGCGACGAGCCGACACTCCGTGACGCCGTAATCGTGGGCGCCTTCCAGGGGCTGTCGATCCTCCCTGGGATTTCACGATCCGGCGTGACGACGAGTGCTCTGCTCTTTCGCTCGTATCGTGTGCCGTCGGCGTTTCGGCTGTCGTTCCTGCTTTCGATTCCTGCAGGTTTGGGCGCCGGCGTGTTGACCGTTGTGACCGAGGGTGGGATTCCTGGTGTGAGCCTAAGTGCTGCCACAGTGGCGATCGTGACCAGTACTGTTGTTGGATACCTGACTATTGGGTTGCTGATGCGCGTCGTCGAACGGATCCCATTCTGGATCGTCTGTTTCAGCTTGGGTGGGTTGGCGATCATCGGCGGCGGAGGGGTTGCGGTGTTTACGGTGTAGCTTTCGAACCTACACCACCTTACGGGAT
This portion of the Halopiger aswanensis genome encodes:
- a CDS encoding undecaprenyl-diphosphate phosphatase, giving the protein MVAPPVSTSANWEFIVAVLAGIVQGIVEWLPVSSQGNLSLFLTLAGTDPEHALQLALFLQVGTTLSSALYYRDDIRESFAAVPEWRPSTAFTGANAVTTFVVVACIATGLVGIPLYVLAADFVSELSGGLFIAAIGALLVATGVLQLVTESVALEDRDEPTLRDAVIVGAFQGLSILPGISRSGVTTSALLFRSYRVPSAFRLSFLLSIPAGLGAGVLTVVTEGGIPGVSLSAATVAIVTSTVVGYLTIGLLMRVVERIPFWIVCFSLGGLAIIGGGGVAVFTV